A single genomic interval of Pectinophora gossypiella chromosome 22, ilPecGoss1.1, whole genome shotgun sequence harbors:
- the LOC126377116 gene encoding facilitated trehalose transporter Tret1-like — MELYLKNQLQIALIIYTGQMMVGFGLGWSAPIIPILQDTEHTPLPSIISGQQASWIGSALYIGTIIGPYVSGYLSNIQGRTPCLILGGILTLFSFILLAMSSNLAMILAGRIFTGLGTGIIFVTNLVYIGEIASTNIRGILLTGTGVFSTVGTLVVFSVAPYVPYWASSVVGLAITAGYVVGLMFIPESPMFFIIKEREEDAINVLKMLGREDDIGMLLSVKQTESDQNSDWKDLFTIKSNRRAFIITFVLGILQQLSGIIVVVFFATTIFDMADSSIEPNTATIIIGVTQIVSSCIAPFFVERSGRKILLLASTGCCCISLAVLGTYFLLDHYNHSVVAKVQWLPLVILMVFFLSYDMGFGIIPGTFIGEMFQSNIRSIGSAVTVTSAWLFGFGVASAFDLLISFLGGHGTFWMFAGACGLAFVFTAIFVPETRGKSLLEIQEMLSK, encoded by the exons ATGGAGTTGTATTTGAAAAACCAATTGCAGATAGccctaataa TTTACACCGGTCAGATGATGGTGGGTTTCGGTTTGGGCTGGTCAGCACCCATCATTCCTATTCTGCAGGACACTGAGCACACCCCCCTGCCAAGCATCATCTCAGGGCAACAAGCATCCTGGATTGGCTCTGCATTGTATATTGGAACCATTAttg GTCCTTATGTATCCGGATACCTGTCAAACATCCAGGGTCGCACGCCATGTTTGATCCTGGGTGGGATACTGACCTTATTCTCGTTCATTCTCCTGGCCATGTCAAGTAACCTGGCAATGATCTTAGCTGGGAGAATATTCACTGGTCTAGGCACTGGGATCATATTTGTCACCAATCTGGTGTATATAGGGGAGATTGC GTCCACCAATATTCGAGGTATATTATTGACTGGTACAGGAGTATTCAGTACTGTCGGAACATTAGTTGTGTTTTCAGTCGCGCCATACGTTCCTTACTGGGCAAGCAGCGTCGTGGGTCTAGCTATAACAGCTGGTTATGTCGTTGGACTGATGTTTATACCTGAATcaccaatgttttttattataaaag AAAGAGAAGAAGATGCTATAAACGTACTAAAGATGTTAGGTCGTGAAGATGATATTGGCATGTTGCTGTCTGTAAAACAGACAGAAAGTGATCAAAATAGTGACTGGAAGGACCTATTTACCATCAAAAGCAACCGGAGAgcttttatcattacttttgtTTTGG GCATACTCCAACAGCTCAGCGGCATTATCGTGGTGGTATTCTTCGCGACAACTATCTTCGACATGGCCGATTCATCCATAGAGCCTAACACAGCCACGATCATTATTGGAGTCACACAGATCGTCTCCAGTTGCATTGCTCCGTTCTTCGTTGAGAGGAGTGGCCGGAAGATCCTACTTCTGGCATCAACTGGATGTTGTTGCATCAGTTTG GCTGTGCTAGGAACTTACTTCTTGCTAGACCACTACAACCACTCCGTGGTAGCGAAGGTGCAATGGCTGCCTCTTGTGATTCTCATGGTGTTCTTCCTATCCTATGACATGG GCTTCGGTATAATCCCAGGCACTTTTATCGGTGAGATGTTCCAGTCAAACATAAGGAGTATTGGGTCCGCAGTCACAGTCACCAGCGCTTGGCTCTTCGGCTTTGGTGTCGCGTCGGCTTTCGACCTCTTAATCAGCTTCCTTGGAGGTCATGGAACGTTCTGGATGTTTGCAGGAGCTTGTGGCTTGGCATTTGTATTTACCGCCATATTTGTGCCAGAAACGAGGGGGAAAAGTCTACTTGAGATTCAAGAGATGTTGAGTAAATGa